The Labrus mixtus chromosome 21, fLabMix1.1, whole genome shotgun sequence nucleotide sequence CAAGGGGCAcgacctaactgctaggccatccGCACCCCAGCACTCAGCTTTTACCCTCAAGACCTGACCTTGTACCTGTTGAGGAAATTACTAagaacttgacttcacacaagaaAGATTCAGGAGACTCATATGGCTTAAGTTGAAGAAAGTTTATACATACAAGAGTACTCTGGAGGAGAGCTGGAGTAGCACAACACTTCTGATGCTGTGTCCCTGCTATGCCAATTCTGCTAGACTCTCCCAATGCTTTGCTCTATATGAAAGAGACGTTATTGACGTCAGGGTCATATTGACCCACCTCAACTAGTCTGATGTCTAGGACAATATGGAGCAGAcactaagtctaccaaacaACATTGCAGATAAAGGGGAAGACCGTTGACACGTTAAACTGTCCTTGCTTTCTAGTCACAGCTGAactcaggtctgactgacatcagagaacagtgaaaaaacaaaatgatgccTATACAATTAAATCTAAATACATAGGTACAGAAAATTCCACCACAGTActtatataaaaaacatcactccctctctttTAATATTgcttaaagttaaaaatagtttttttttctctctgttgacCAGGAGGATGATCTTCAAGAAATGAAAATATCAGCTGATCGGATGGACGAGTGCTACGGTCATTTAGTCGACTATGTCCTAGTGAAGGAGGACCCGGTCAGTGCCTTAGCTGAGCTCCAGGTGATACTGGACAGGGTGCAGGTGGAGCCTCAGTGGGTCCCCGTGTCCTGGGTGAGGAGCTAGCCTGCTTAAATGAGCGTGTCTGGTTTAAGTTGGACCAGTGGACCCCTACGTGTGGAGGACAGATAAATCTGCTGATGTTGGAGTGATCCAGTCTTTACTGCCATATTAACACTATATCAGGTTTGTGATAGTCTGCTGAATCAAATCGGTATCATACAAGAACAGGTGCAGCGACCCAAAGCTGTTTCTCCATCAGTCTGAACATCAAACAAGCCTGTGTGTTGGATTCTTCAATGTATAGTGAGCAACTGTATTTGTAAGTGTACATCGGCAGTATCAAAGCATGTCGTACATGCATGTGGGACCAAGTTCCTAAAGCAAGCCGTAGTCAGAGATCTGCACTCGGTAAGATCAGTAATGTGAGACAACTTCTGTGATAGCAGCTATAATGTCAAGTGCCATATGGAGcattacaaaaataattgtAAAATGAATAAACCTCATGCTGGAGACTGTACCTCTGTTTCTGTTACGTGAGAGTCTGAAAGTTCTTGAATGTATCTGATGAACTACTgagaaataaaactcaaaaGCCATCCAGTTATTTTGTGGGGAAAACCTTTACTTTAGAATGACTTATGCAACAATTAGAAACCAAACCATAAACAAAGAAGGAAAATATACATATGTGTTTGCATTGTGTGCAGGGAATACAAGGCCTTTACTTCCACAGCTTCTTGATGGACATGTTCTTCTCACTGTCTTTCTGCATCACCTGGTGAggagaacaacaacaaccgTCTTACTTATAGACAAATTACAAGAATGAAAACTGATGCAAGTTTAGTCCTAGATTTGTTGATTTAAGGAAGTTAGAAGTAGGCAAAAAGGGAGCAGTGTGGCAAAGTAAGGAAATATTTCTGGGCCAGGATACAAAATTAAGTGAGTTACACAAACCTTGGCCACAGCCATCTCAAAGTCCTCCTGGTTGACGTGAACCCTCCTTTCTCTCAGAGCATACATCCCTGCTTCAGTGCAAACAccctaaaaatacacacataggGTTAATAACATAAAGGCCAACTGTGGACTACCTTTATAGACAACCGAACAGCTACAATTTAGCTGATCCTCACCTTAACCTCAGCACCAGAAGCTCCAGGCATCAGCTCTGCAATCTTCCTTAGATTAATGCCACGTGTCAGGTTCATCTTCCTCGAGTGGATCTTCAGAATGTCCAGACGAGCCTGTTTGTGCAGAATAAGGAGATGCTCGATAATAAGGCCCCTAAAGCACATGTGTACAGAAAGTATATGTTAAAAGCTGTAGGAGTGATGTACCTCTTCATTTGGAGGGGGAAACTCAATCTTCCTGTCGATCCTGCCGGGCCTGAGCAGAGCTGAGTCAAGGATGTCGATTCGGTTTGTAGCCATGATGACCTGAGAGAAAAAGTCATTTATGTCAAAATGTAGCAGGTACAAATAGGGAAAGGGGTTCTCATACAAGTAAAAACTGCTACTGCTTTTATATTCTGAATTGAAAACATGGGTACAGATTTAAGGAAGAGTAACACTTTCCTTAAGCAACATGTCCATCAAACGAAACAGAGTTATTTCCTGGTGTGTGTGATACCTTGATATTCTTTGTAGCCTCAAAGCCGTCCAACTGATTGAGCAGCTCCAGCATCGTCCTCTGCACCTCACTGTCACCGCCCGAGCCACCCTCCAGGCGAGACGACCCGATGGAGTCGATCTCGTCCATGAAGATGATGGAGGGAGCGTGTTCTCTGGCCATAACGAACAGCTCACGCACCATACGGGCACCTATCATAGGAGAGAAAGATAACGGTCATACAAGAAAACAGATACAACAATTAACAATTAACTTAActataaaacacagaaaatttCACCTTCCCCGATGAACTTCTGGACCAGCTCAGAGCCGGACACCCTGATAAAGGTGCAGTCAGTGTGGTGGGCCACAGCTCGGGCCAGAAGGGTTTTTCCTGTTCCCGGGGGACCATACAGCAGCACCCCCTGCAcacattcaaagaaaaacagaaatcacaACCATCAGTACTCCGACTTATTGGGTAAACAAATGCCCTCGGCTGCAGCAATAACTTGATTGTCTGTGTTGTATTACTGTTTGAAGGGTATTTTGGACTTTGTAAGACATTTGAAACCATAACCTCAGACTCTAGGATACGGTGATGGTACTTTTGACACTGaagttatttctttatttattaatcTGCTAACTGCATTACTTACACACTATCAGTTCTCTTGTCAATCACCCACCTTGGGCTGTGCGATGCCTAACGCCTCAAACAGCTCTGGATGCTTGACAGGCAGCTCGATCACTTCCTTGATCTCCTTGATCTGCTTATCCAGGCCACCAATCATTTCATAGGTGGAGTCCGGCACCTTCTCCACCATCATAAGAGACACCAGAGGGTCCACCTTGTTCGGCAGTATCTTGTGCAAGGTGTAGCTGTCATTACGCAGAGCAACACGGCAATTCGGAGTCACCTGTCAAAAGGGGACAGAAGGACTATAAATACAACTCCCCTCCATTTGTGATAACACATGGGTGACTAAAATTGAAgtgaatatttgtttgtaagagatgtgtgtttgttttgtaatgaTAACAATAAAGACACTGAAATACTAACGTCATTGATGTCAATGTTCTTGTCCACATCCACAACAAATTTTCCTTCTGGATGCACCTAAGGAAAAGATGACGTGATGTGTTAATTTAATCCATCAACCAATAGTCAAAATAGTATGTgcttcaaagaagaaaaactcatACCTTGACCAGCACTTTCTTTTTGTCCATGACCCTAACCACTTCTCCTACGTAGGAGCCCTGCTCCTGTAGTAACTGCAGCTCCTCACGAAGAAGACgcactgaaagacaaaaaagaaagaattttttttctcttcggGAAATGCTtcatttgtaaaagaaaaagaccgGACTAATTCAACTTTAAAAGTGTACCTTTGGCATTGAGCTCATTCCTCTGTGCCTGCAGACGCCTGAGATTCTGACTCTTATCGTTCACTGTCAGctgtcaagaaaaacaaaagttcagAGTTAAGAGGCAAGctaaacttaaaagtaaaataaaagtccCATTAATTTAGAGAGACATTAATTTACCTGTAACTCTTCTATCTTTGACAAGTAGTACTGTCGGAGCCCTGAGCCACCTTTACTCTCACCCATCTCCATCTGTCAAAGGAGAAATACATTAACTTGAAAATCAAGCATCAAAAGCACCTGAAGATGATTAAATAACATCTCCCACTTGTCtgactgttactgtgtgtgaacaagcaaaACACTGGGGTCCTCATATTTAAAGGTGTAGAATAAAAAGGTTAGAAACTGtgttaaataaatcacagatgAATGAATTGCTGTCTATTAAAGGAGTGAGTGTTTACTAGATTAACTTTTTGAAGAGTCAGTGGAAGTCTTTTGATTAAATGTAAAGACACTGCATTAGTGTGGTAACCTGAAGGTATTTAAAgtcaacataaaaacaacaactatccAGAAACTGTTCGTGTaatgaaacaataacaaagagGGATAAAAGTCTTTGTTTACGTGTTTTATCACATTCACGGTTCGGTAGCTAACTAGCATTAAAGTGGAAACGCTTCGCCTTTCTCAAATTATTAAGCCTTTTTGGGGGTTAAATTAACCACCGTGTACTCTTAAAATATATTAGGGAATGATTAGACTGTTGTTCACACATCGTATTGTATCATGGTATATCTCAAACAAGCTGCATGTTCATTGAACAGTGAGTCCAAGCTAGCCGGTTCTGTAGCTAGGTTAGCTACAATGAGACAGCAAACCGGCAGCATActtttcatttaatgttttcaaTGATGTGACGACTCGTTATTtacaacacattcatacacacatctAATCTAACACATAGCAGAACGAAACCATTCGACTCTACGCATATTCGTGACGTTTCTTCGATAATATTATGAAAAATTCAACAAAACGGTAGAAAAATACACCTACATGATCGATCCCGTCCACCTCCATCTTGAAATTTTCTACATCCGCTTGGGACCGGCGTTTTCCGGCTGACTTCTTATTCGTGGTTTGTTTGACAGTAATAGATACGCACATTGCCACCTagcgtcattttttttttaacaagttcaacatgtttttcagACCACACCGTTGTATCGTTTCTcattttctctaaaaaaaaatgactcgattctttatttattattttagatttaaaaaataattaatcaaaCGTATCCTAGACAAACCTTTTGGAGTATTAGTATTATCAGAATTAACTTTACTCATATTAGTTATTGTCATGTCATAAGCTGAGACACATATTTGTGGATATATTTGCTTCTTCTTTAACTGatacacaataataataataatgtctaAGCTGTTAAGAGACATATATTATCAGCTGTACCTGTTGAAGCTGCTCCTCGACCAGCCCTTACATACACACTCGTGAACTGACTTATATCTGATTACACTGCTGAGGCTGTCTGGTATATAATGAGAATGAGCCCACACTATTAATAATGATAAATACAACACGGGAAGTAGttcatataaaatatttacacttTTGTAAATTGTATCAGTGTGAAAACAATAggaaaaaacagtaaaacaaacatttgtgagATGTTTATTGCAAAAAGGAATactcaaaatgtataaaagataAAGGCTTTTGATGAATGCgtaacatgcaaacattttacaaagagGCAGTACAAAAATATTTGTACATACAACATTTCTCAAACTGTGAGTGCCCTCTTCAAAAGACACATTTGGCACAGTGATATCTATAACATGGAATGTTTAAACCAATCCCCTCATACATAAGCTTGACAGAACAGCATTTCAATATTATAAACTGTACACAACAATTTGGTGCATTGTAAAGTTgacacacaacattttcattcCTATTTTCTAAATACCAGTTAACCATGTCAAAAGGAAAGGAACTCATACAAAAACCCTTGAATTCAATCAGCTCCAGAATTCATCTCCCTggcataaaaacaaaagaaccaaGTAAACCCCcataataaaatatgaaatacacCATGTAAACATTCGAGAAGTTCATAAAAGCTGCTGACGTTTGTTTGGAcacaactgtaaaaaaagaggcTCAATATTTTCCCAAAGCAGAACTTTTCCCGGAACTACTCTctcattaaaatataaatccaTATTTAAATAGGCTCATACCACATATTGCTCCTTTCGTTTTAGTTCATCAATAAttttctaaatatatttttaaagttctaaatacatttttgatcaaacattttttcagtatggtttttatgtttttggaaTGAAAGTCTTTGTTCTACCTCTACCAAACTGCTACCAGACACAACATATTATTTCTTTTCAAAGAGTATGGCTTTAAGTATGAACATAAACAGACACAATGTAGCACAAGCGGTCAAACATCTCCTGAACAGCACCAACACCTAGAATATTTTATGCATTTTGTACCATAAGCAgaacaaattgaaaaaaaggcCCCAGGctcaaaaaggaaaacaacaacattgcaaGGCAATCTATGTAATATGTAAATCACCACTTTGGTCCCATATACTCGGCTGTATTCAGAAAGATTATCTATGGGACAGAATAAGATATGTATGATATTCCATTTAGAAActgctttttcaacaacaataacataagGATGGCTTCATGAACATTAGAGCTCAAGCAAACATTAACATTTGATGGTTCAAGTTAAGCTGTGACTCCTCTGGATGATGTCTTTAGGTGAGTCGGATTCCCAACACCTGCTCCAGCTCTTGTCTTCTCTGCTgcacctaaaaaacaaaacttgcattaaaaaaaaaagacttttaaaacctcaagaTTAGTATCTGCAAACCAGCTTTCTTTTTCCTTACCTTTGAGAAAACATATCGGCCCACTGCCTCAGGTACCCAGGGCGCCTGGTAGAACTcggtcctcctctcctcctctgggtTTCCCGTCACATCGGTCATCAACTGAGCACACAAGAAATTAATCTCTGATTATTCGGGAAACAAAAATTTG carries:
- the psmc5 gene encoding 26S proteasome regulatory subunit 8, with protein sequence MEVDGIDHMEMGESKGGSGLRQYYLSKIEELQLTVNDKSQNLRRLQAQRNELNAKVRLLREELQLLQEQGSYVGEVVRVMDKKKVLVKVHPEGKFVVDVDKNIDINDVTPNCRVALRNDSYTLHKILPNKVDPLVSLMMVEKVPDSTYEMIGGLDKQIKEIKEVIELPVKHPELFEALGIAQPKGVLLYGPPGTGKTLLARAVAHHTDCTFIRVSGSELVQKFIGEGARMVRELFVMAREHAPSIIFMDEIDSIGSSRLEGGSGGDSEVQRTMLELLNQLDGFEATKNIKVIMATNRIDILDSALLRPGRIDRKIEFPPPNEEARLDILKIHSRKMNLTRGINLRKIAELMPGASGAEVKGVCTEAGMYALRERRVHVNQEDFEMAVAKVMQKDSEKNMSIKKLWK